In Magnolia sinica isolate HGM2019 chromosome 12, MsV1, whole genome shotgun sequence, a single genomic region encodes these proteins:
- the LOC131221710 gene encoding uncharacterized protein LOC131221710 encodes MGGGAVIRTARVSGFSAVTGFRNILPTPSRADQIARRTLRPVPAVASAPANDAHVNSRNVPIDPVLVQKPSWEIDEWEFAEYLDSADHPPRVVFGAVPTIEEAREATSDLKDALENIYLSSSTVGNCDKSPRVVQGSTLQEPPSLEHLEIKACVTSESEAILKSVPKPVINALHLLNESPEAQNVVASIVADKNVWDAVMKNDKVMEFYHSQQRSCDLSLNTYTATQEGFTGHGSAEQLPGSFGDWFAQFVDNVKLKVAKMVSNLSEFFQNVMGSSAEENSSGDNKRGDTNCTTMVSFMALGILGIIVVLLKRK; translated from the exons atgggaggagGAGCTGTCATCAGAACGGCGCGAGTCTCCGGATTCAGCGCTGTCACCGGCTTCCGGAACATCCTTCCGACGCCGTCCAGGGCGGATCAGATTGCCCGTAGAACCTTGAGGCCCGTTCCCGCCGTCGCATCTGCTCCGGCGAACGACGCCCACGTCAATTCCAGGAACGTTCCGATCGACCCTGTGTTGGTGCAGAAGCCATCGTGGGAGATTGATGAGTGGGAATTCGCCGAGTACTTGGATTCGGCAGATCACCCGCCGAGGGTTGTTTTCGGAGCAGTCCCTACGATCGAGGAAGCAAGAGAGGCCACATCGGATCTGAAAGATGCTTTGGAGAA CATTTATTTATCCTCGTCTACTGTTGGTAATTGTGACAAGTCTCCTAGAGTCGTGCAAGGGTCTACCCTGCAAGAGCCTCCAAGCTTGGAACATCTGGAGATTAAGGCTTGTGTTACCAGTGAAAGTGAAGCAATCCTTAAATCTGTGCCAAAACCAGTTATTAATGCATTACATTTGCTGAATGAAAGTCCTGAGGCCCAG AATGTCGTTGCTTCTATTGTTGCTGATAAAAATGTCTGGGATGCCGTGATGAAGAATGACAAGGTTATGGAGTTCTACCACTCCCAACAGAGAT CATGCGATCTCTCCCTTAATACCTACACAGCCACACAGGAGGGCTTCACAGGACATGGGTCTGCGGAGCAACTGCCTGGAAGCTTCGGGGACTGGTTTGCTCAGTTTGTAGACAATGTCAAGCTGAAGGTAGCAAAGATGGTCAGCAACTTGTCGGAGTTCTTCCAGAATGTCATGGGAAGCTCAGCAGAGGAAAACAGCTCTGGGGACAACAAGAGAGGTGACACGAATTGCACCACAATGGTCTCTTTTATGGCATTGGGAATCCTAGGGATTATCGTTGTCCTGCTGAAGAGGAAATAA